A single region of the Nicotiana sylvestris chromosome 6, ASM39365v2, whole genome shotgun sequence genome encodes:
- the LOC104211076 gene encoding peroxisome biogenesis protein 19-2-like encodes MATDHSDDLDQLLDSALDDFQSLDLTSASQRNGGGEDKKESSCMASEVRGLGMSLPDLKAKNKGKQKASSKDSHVSEALDKLREQTREAVKGLESVAGPRPGVESFGSDPMMEEWAKQFEELAGSQDMESIIETMMQQLLSKEILYEPMREIGERYPKWLEDNKSKLSSEEYERYRHQYELIRDLNKVYETEPSNFNKIVELMQKMQECGQPPIDIVHELAPDFDISTLGQLSPDMLESQQNCCIM; translated from the exons ATGGCTACTGACCACTCTGATGATTTAGACCAACTTCTTGACA GCGCTTTGGATGATTTTCAGAGCCTCGATCTCACTTCTGCTTCTCAAAG AAATGGGGGTGGAGAGGACAAGAAAGAGAGTTCTTGTATGGCTAGTGAGGTTCGAGGGCTTGGAATGTCGTTGCCTGATTTGAAAGCTAAGAATAAGGGGAAGCAAAAGGCTTCTTCTAAGGACTCACATGTCTCTGAAGCTCTTGATAAGCTTAGAGAGCAGACAAGAGAGGCTGTTAAGGGATTAGAATCAGTGGCTGGGCCGAGACCCGGTGTAGAGAGCTTTGGAAGTGATCCAATGATGGAGGAGTGGGCCAAGCAGTTTGAGGAGCTTGCTGGTTCTCAG GACATGGAGTCTATCATAGAGACCATGATGCAGCAGCTTCTTTCAAAGGAAATTCTTTATGAACCTATGAGAGAAATTGGAGAAAGATATCCAAAGTGGTTGGAAGACAATAAATCTAAGTTAAGCAGTGAAGAATATGAACGTTATAGACACCAGTATGAACTTATAAGAGATCTAAACAAAGTCTATGAAACTGAGCCGAGCAACTTCAACAAAATTGTCGAGCTTATGCAGAAAATGCAAGAATGTGGCCAACCACCAATTGATATAGTGCATGAGCTTGCTCCAGACTTCGATATATCAACTCTTGGACAGTT ATCACCAGATATGCTCGAGTCGCAACAGAACTGCTGTATTATGTGA